The Nitrospirota bacterium genome contains a region encoding:
- a CDS encoding type II toxin-antitoxin system VapC family toxin, which produces MKAFLDTSSLIKLYHQEEGSDFVIETLSKDVEEIFLSELALIEFRSALWKKIREKEMEKNTAIEVIKYFQNDCNKFQWILLHSNLVKSASQLLMNYGGRGLRTLDSLQLATALTLKEEECIFLTSDKLLQTLFVEERLKVL; this is translated from the coding sequence ATGAAGGCATTTCTTGATACATCTTCTCTAATCAAGCTCTACCATCAGGAAGAGGGGTCTGACTTTGTAATAGAGACCCTTTCTAAGGATGTTGAAGAAATATTTCTATCAGAGCTTGCTCTCATAGAGTTCCGCTCTGCCCTATGGAAGAAAATAAGGGAAAAGGAGATGGAAAAGAATACCGCCATTGAGGTTATCAAATATTTCCAGAATGACTGTAACAAATTCCAATGGATTCTGTTACATTCAAATCTTGTAAAGTCAGCCTCACAATTATTAATGAACTATGGCGGAAGAGGCTTAAGAACTTTGGATTCCCTGCAGCTCGCAACAGCCTTAACTTTAAAGGAAGAAGAATGTATCTTTCTTACCTCTGATAAGTTGCTTCAGACATTGTTCGTAGAAGAGCGGCTTAAAGTTTTGTAG